One region of Pseudomonas alvandae genomic DNA includes:
- a CDS encoding substrate-binding periplasmic protein, which produces MPRLHRVLALVGLLLLSHSVCAQKLRLVADAWPPFTDSTLVNGGLATDIVTTALARAGYASDFEQVPWARAMLGISEGRYDVLVNAWYAEERTHVGQFSAEYLLNRVRFIKRKDADIEFDNLQQLYAYPVAVVRGYAYAKAFDEDAQMQKIPVHNFAMAVRMLAADRVKLTLEDEYVARYYLARESPKVRNAVEFLPKPLSENSLHILVSLKNPEHEQIVAGFDREIAAMRADGSYERLLKAHGM; this is translated from the coding sequence ATGCCGCGATTGCATCGAGTTCTTGCTTTGGTCGGACTGTTGTTGCTGAGCCACAGCGTCTGCGCGCAGAAGTTGCGCCTGGTGGCCGATGCCTGGCCCCCTTTCACCGATTCGACCTTGGTCAACGGCGGCCTGGCGACCGATATCGTCACGACGGCCCTGGCGCGGGCGGGCTATGCCAGTGACTTCGAGCAGGTGCCCTGGGCACGGGCGATGCTGGGCATCAGTGAAGGGCGCTACGACGTGCTGGTCAACGCCTGGTACGCCGAAGAACGCACCCATGTGGGTCAGTTCTCGGCCGAGTATTTGCTCAACCGGGTGCGCTTCATCAAGCGCAAGGATGCGGACATCGAGTTCGATAATCTTCAGCAGCTATATGCCTACCCCGTCGCCGTGGTGCGTGGCTACGCCTATGCCAAGGCGTTCGACGAGGACGCGCAGATGCAGAAGATCCCAGTGCACAACTTTGCGATGGCCGTGCGCATGCTGGCTGCCGACCGGGTGAAACTGACCTTGGAAGATGAGTACGTCGCCCGTTACTACCTGGCTCGGGAATCCCCGAAGGTGCGCAACGCCGTGGAGTTCCTGCCCAAGCCCTTGAGCGAAAACAGCCTGCACATATTGGTCAGCCTGAAGAACCCCGAACACGAGCAGATCGTGGCTGGATTCGATCGTGAAATTGCGGCGATGAGGGCGGATGGGAGTTATGAGCGGCTATTGAAGGCGCATGGGATGTAA
- a CDS encoding GNAT family N-acetyltransferase, with protein MDIDWVCKHHSDLSKEQLYAILKLRADVFVVEQSCAYPDVDGLDLEGDTCHLMAWRDNHLIAYLRLLDPHSRNSDVVIGRVVIAPEARGQGLGHALMERALEQAQKHWPGTSISLSAQAHLQGYYGRYGFEAVGVEYLEDGIPHIGMHRP; from the coding sequence ATGGATATCGACTGGGTCTGCAAACATCACAGCGACCTGAGCAAGGAGCAGCTGTACGCCATTCTAAAATTGCGCGCCGACGTGTTCGTGGTCGAGCAGAGCTGCGCCTACCCGGACGTGGATGGACTCGATCTGGAAGGCGACACGTGCCACCTGATGGCTTGGCGGGACAATCACCTGATCGCCTACCTTCGTTTGCTCGATCCCCACTCGCGCAACAGCGACGTGGTGATTGGCCGGGTGGTCATCGCGCCAGAAGCACGCGGCCAGGGGCTGGGGCATGCGCTGATGGAGCGTGCGCTCGAACAGGCGCAGAAGCACTGGCCCGGCACATCGATTTCGTTGTCGGCCCAGGCGCATCTGCAGGGGTATTACGGGCGGTATGGGTTTGAAGCGGTGGGTGTCGAGTATCTGGAGGATGGGATTCCGCATATCGGCATGCATCGTCCTTAA
- a CDS encoding winged helix-turn-helix domain-containing protein, giving the protein MDVSKTKSSFYRRLYVAYLIDSGLASNVPALTEVTGMPRRTAQDTVAALADLDILCEFEQEEGARNHAGRYRIRDWGAIDRGWIEQNLERIRAVLGYP; this is encoded by the coding sequence ATGGACGTCAGCAAGACCAAGAGCAGCTTCTATCGTCGCTTGTATGTGGCTTACCTGATCGACAGCGGCCTGGCCAGTAACGTCCCGGCCCTCACCGAAGTCACCGGCATGCCCCGGCGTACGGCCCAGGACACCGTGGCGGCGCTGGCGGACCTGGATATCCTGTGTGAGTTCGAACAAGAAGAAGGCGCGCGCAACCATGCCGGGCGATATCGGATTCGCGATTGGGGGGCGATTGATCGGGGGTGGATCGAGCAGAACCTGGAGCGGATCAGGGCGGTGCTCGGCTATCCCTGA